A region of Synergistaceae bacterium DNA encodes the following proteins:
- a CDS encoding mannose-1-phosphate guanylyltransferase, producing MNIYGMILSGGSGTRLWPLSRENMPKQFLKLHGNRTLLQNTALRMLNIVPLESLRVISGQKWHKFVVKQFNETFGLENLSENFIIEEPCARGTAPAILLAVDELLRTGANYNDVMIIAPSDSFIKNNKIFCDSLKIAIQAAKDGFIATLGISPTRPETGFGYIKQGNFHEGGYCEAANFVEKPDINTAREYLASKIYLWNGGIFIFTPESLYRELEHSDPELYDFAMRKNLREEFPDVKNISFDNAVMERAKKVAVVPLVNSGWSDVGSWDALHDDILDNDENQNVTVGSSMILNSKNCFVYSNEKLAVLNGVNDLVIVDSPDALFITHRGASQDVKNVVKILKERGLNEKV from the coding sequence ATGAATATTTACGGGATGATTTTAAGCGGAGGCAGCGGGACTCGTTTATGGCCTCTATCACGTGAGAACATGCCAAAACAATTTTTGAAGCTCCACGGAAATAGAACACTTTTGCAAAATACGGCGTTGAGAATGCTTAATATAGTGCCGCTTGAATCTTTACGTGTTATATCGGGTCAAAAGTGGCATAAATTCGTCGTCAAGCAATTTAATGAGACGTTCGGGCTTGAGAATTTGAGCGAAAATTTTATCATAGAAGAACCCTGCGCACGTGGAACAGCACCGGCAATTTTACTGGCAGTTGACGAATTATTGAGAACTGGCGCGAATTATAATGACGTTATGATTATCGCACCGAGCGACTCATTTATTAAGAATAACAAAATTTTTTGCGATTCCTTGAAGATTGCTATACAGGCGGCAAAAGACGGCTTTATTGCTACACTGGGAATTTCACCGACTCGGCCTGAAACTGGATTCGGCTATATCAAGCAAGGCAACTTTCACGAGGGCGGTTACTGCGAGGCCGCGAATTTCGTGGAGAAACCCGACATTAACACAGCGCGTGAATATTTAGCGAGCAAGATTTATTTATGGAACGGGGGAATCTTTATATTTACTCCTGAGAGTCTTTATCGCGAGCTTGAACACTCTGACCCCGAATTATATGACTTTGCTATGCGTAAAAATTTGCGTGAAGAATTCCCGGATGTTAAAAATATCTCGTTTGATAATGCCGTAATGGAACGTGCAAAAAAAGTCGCTGTCGTGCCTCTTGTTAATTCCGGCTGGTCAGATGTAGGCTCGTGGGACGCTTTGCACGATGATATTCTTGACAATGACGAGAATCAAAATGTTACAGTCGGCTCGTCCATGATTCTTAACAGCAAAAATTGTTTTGTGTACTCAAATGAAAAACTTGCTGTGTTAAACGGCGTTAATGATTTAGTGATAGTAGACTCTCCTGACGCATTATTTATAACTCACAGGGGAGCCTCTCAGGACGTTAAAAATGTCGTGAAGATTCTCAAGGAACGCGGCTTAAATGAAAAAGTTTGA
- a CDS encoding NTP transferase domain-containing protein: MKALILNSGLGSRMGVLTSEQPKCLTEIKPGETILSRQLKQLAELGINEIIITTGYCEGVLMNYCRTLDLPVNIKFVNNPDYKQTNYIYSIYLAREFLRDDDLLFMHGDLVFENEAIDKILSESRSVMAVSSSVPLPDKDFKAVIDSDNKILKVGVEFFNNALTAQPLYKLAKNDWLLWLNKIEDYCRNYAGGGGH, from the coding sequence ATGAAAGCGTTAATACTTAATTCCGGGCTCGGCTCAAGAATGGGCGTTTTGACCAGTGAACAGCCTAAATGCTTAACTGAAATAAAACCGGGTGAGACAATTTTATCGCGTCAATTAAAGCAGCTCGCAGAACTCGGAATCAACGAGATAATTATTACAACTGGATATTGTGAGGGAGTCCTGATGAATTACTGCAGGACTCTTGATTTACCCGTTAATATTAAATTCGTAAATAATCCCGATTATAAGCAGACTAATTATATTTATAGTATTTATCTTGCTCGTGAATTTTTGCGGGACGATGATTTATTATTTATGCACGGTGATTTAGTTTTCGAGAATGAAGCAATTGACAAAATTTTGAGCGAATCCCGTTCAGTCATGGCCGTGTCTTCAAGTGTGCCGCTGCCAGATAAAGATTTTAAGGCCGTTATTGACTCAGATAATAAGATTCTCAAAGTCGGAGTCGAATTCTTTAATAATGCCCTGACTGCACAGCCTTTATATAAGCTCGCAAAAAATGACTGGCTTTTATGGCTCAATAAAATAGAAGATTATTGCAGAAATTACGCAGGGGGGGGGGGGCATTAA
- a CDS encoding SagB/ThcOx family dehydrogenase — protein MRKILISALIIILIASCSFAEGEIIKLPDPVKTGGMSLTEAITNRHSAREFADVDISLQDLSNLLYITAGVNRENGLRVYPVAMGIQDTFIYVFNREGVYKYDALTHSLELITKGDHRQDTGMQEFVGQAAVNLAYVNDINLWSGSKAPKELISRWVYAHAGAVMQNAYLFAASQGWNAVVRGSFDAKKLGEILKLKEGQNILLIHSIGPKN, from the coding sequence ATGCGTAAAATTTTAATCAGTGCTTTAATTATTATATTAATTGCCTCGTGTTCATTTGCTGAAGGAGAAATTATAAAGCTCCCTGATCCAGTCAAAACCGGCGGAATGAGTTTGACAGAAGCAATCACTAACAGACATTCAGCGCGTGAATTTGCCGATGTTGATATTTCTTTGCAGGACTTATCTAATTTGTTATATATCACTGCCGGAGTGAACCGCGAAAACGGACTCAGAGTTTACCCCGTCGCTATGGGTATTCAAGACACTTTTATTTACGTCTTCAACCGTGAAGGAGTCTATAAATATGACGCTTTGACTCATTCGCTTGAGTTAATCACTAAGGGCGATCACAGACAAGACACGGGAATGCAGGAATTTGTCGGCCAAGCAGCTGTAAATCTCGCTTATGTGAACGACATAAATTTATGGTCAGGCAGCAAAGCACCTAAAGAATTAATCTCGCGCTGGGTATATGCACACGCCGGGGCGGTCATGCAGAACGCTTATTTATTCGCAGCGTCTCAAGGTTGGAATGCGGTAGTAAGAGGCTCATTTGACGCAAAAAAACTCGGTGAAATTCTCAAGCTCAAAGAAGGACAAAATATTTTATTAATTCACTCAATCGGGCCGAAAAATTAA
- a CDS encoding flavin reductase family protein, producing MHKAINLNEYAGHIINSLQHGILLTTKANDKVNTMAIGWGTLGINWTRPIFAAYIREGRYTRSLLDTNPEFTVNIPVNINKDSQKIAAFCGTRSGRDLDKIQLAGLTLTESEKISVPGILQLPLTLECRVLYRQIQDLPLLNDEKLRDSLYPQNINSTAAGANRDVHVSYYGEILASYIIE from the coding sequence TTGCATAAAGCTATAAATCTAAACGAGTACGCAGGACACATAATAAATTCTTTACAGCATGGAATTTTACTCACAACTAAGGCAAATGACAAAGTCAACACTATGGCTATAGGCTGGGGGACGCTGGGAATAAACTGGACTCGGCCGATTTTTGCGGCGTATATTCGTGAAGGCCGCTACACTCGCAGCTTACTTGATACTAATCCTGAATTCACGGTTAATATTCCGGTCAATATAAATAAAGACTCTCAAAAAATTGCTGCATTTTGCGGTACACGTTCGGGGCGGGATCTCGATAAAATTCAGCTCGCAGGGTTGACTCTTACTGAAAGCGAAAAAATTTCAGTTCCCGGAATTCTGCAATTGCCTTTGACTCTTGAGTGCCGCGTTTTATATAGACAGATTCAAGACCTGCCTTTATTGAATGATGAGAAATTGCGCGACTCTCTTTATCCGCAAAATATTAACAGCACAGCAGCGGGCGCAAATCGTGATGTTCATGTGAGTTATTACGGCGAAATCTTAGCAAGTTATATTATAGAGTAG